The DNA region CAGGGTCATGCGACAATGATGATCATGGGGGAGGTCTGCACCCGCGCCTGCACCTTCTGCAACATCGCCACCGGCAAACCGCCCGAGGCATTGGATGTGTTCGAGCCGGGGCGCGTCGCCGATGCGGTGGCCAAACTCGGCCTCAAGCATGTGGTGATCACGTCCGTGGATCGCGACGATGTGGAAGATGGCGGGGCGGAGCATTTTGCCCAGACCATTCGCGCTGTGCGCAACCGCTCCCCGGAAACGACGATTGAGATCCTGACGCCCGATTTCATCAAATCGACGCCCGATGCCCTGGAGGTTGTCGTGGCCGCCAAGCCCGATGTCTTTAACCACAATCTGGAAACCGTGCCGGGCCTCTACCCCGAGGTGCGTCCGGGCGCGCGCTATTTCCATTCGCTGCGATTGTTGCAGCGGGTGAAGGACCTGGACCCGACGATTTTCACCAAATCCGGCATCATGGTGGGCCTGGGTGAGGATCGCCAGGCGGTGTTACAGGTCATGGACGATATGCGTGCAGCCGACATCGATTTCATGACGGTGGGACAGTATCTGCAACCAACGCCGAAGCATCACGCCGTAGATCGGTTCGTGACGCCCGAGGAGTTCGAGGGCTACGAGAAGGCGGCCTGGGGCAAGGGGTTTCTGATGGTCTCGGCCACGCCGCTGACGCGATCCTCCTATCACGCGGGCGATGACTTCGCGCGCCTTCGGGCCAATCGGCTGGCGAAGCTCGCTT from Jannaschia sp. CCS1 includes:
- the lipA gene encoding lipoyl synthase, producing MRDLKIPEQRHPEKARRPDNPQPKKPSWIRVKAPVGEGYKATAKIMRDHKLTTVCEEAGCPNVGECWSQGHATMMIMGEVCTRACTFCNIATGKPPEALDVFEPGRVADAVAKLGLKHVVITSVDRDDVEDGGAEHFAQTIRAVRNRSPETTIEILTPDFIKSTPDALEVVVAAKPDVFNHNLETVPGLYPEVRPGARYFHSLRLLQRVKDLDPTIFTKSGIMVGLGEDRQAVLQVMDDMRAADIDFMTVGQYLQPTPKHHAVDRFVTPEEFEGYEKAAWGKGFLMVSATPLTRSSYHAGDDFARLRANRLAKLA